One stretch of Sardina pilchardus chromosome 17, fSarPil1.1, whole genome shotgun sequence DNA includes these proteins:
- the LOC134062349 gene encoding uncharacterized protein LOC134062349 — MDGAHENVFPISGRTGHSVLGSQAVHKAERKSSEAWLPAEERQGSEDQPEDSVGKVSGCTGMRRKSRTGKRAEAGTSEKTVDERTLDPSSSGQLADKDFIISVLLSLSQEQFQSLWDDMANNVPVSKLAWTLSSWVKRSAWQVLPQAMMEVKTICATLPVSMGTSLESSSPARLRLNHQALQAQAPDVSSSASKCLPDQPEVFNKDECCHSSSAALTDGHRKSMGDSCCSLPICATPLDSPTKLCRLNIAVLSNADVSEHLLTTSGELSNALCSVSFGHSSEGINLGMTPRSHIGHKSQEVCYPGATAKMSSCTYTGGLVSGSLQPDISSTECLSVDNGSWCVSNMPSAVDALKNTMERMVLCVDNTRASQERLETLFTSGLLQPFIQDLVDQLREVISFGKTSAPSHIERSTSDPAISLSGWANKSQKGLATDRTLEITRVYIQKVVRTLLRELLIALHAPWAENEKGACSSRTYQRPSEKVCAEVVKVFTEALVRQVMTLLPNRQATCLHPSPSKASLQSHSRLASDITQICHVPSPCTSSLNFQGEDYRCLVTILVVKLLLNIHQTEEYDHIVSIPNVSQMLANRVLFEFCAMSGLSRSEPYPPTLAIQKVYRDVYRKLLAEFGTKGELQRALFAQRVSFSKSLVNLLCEELLKHCRKEKVENLSNSNKRVMSAANPPKTTLEKDRKIATKVSSFFKERRSSKKFFRSTNQVTPRGGGAHQISRASVDHSNGGPSSLAVPLGEEIIAGHGHMMEDVHIDNSGSGDRPLILDENSPSVFSRVFDRFSTVLDRSL; from the exons ATGGATGGTGCACATGAGAATGTCTTCCCCATCAG TGGGAGGACTGGACACTCAGTGCTGGGTAGCCAAGCTGTCCACAAGGCGGAAAGAAAATCATCTGAG GCTTGGTTGCCAGCTGAGGAGAGACAAGGCTCCGAAGATCAGCCAGAGGACTCAGTTGGGAAAGTCAGCGGCTGCACAGGtatgaggaggaagagtagaACAGGCAAGAGAGCAGAGGCTGGCACGAGTGAGAAAACAGTGGACGAGAGGACCCTTGACCCCTCTTCCTCGGGGCAGCTGGCTGACAAAGATTTCATCATCAGTGTGTTGCTGAGCCTGTCCCAAGA GCAATTCCAGTCTCTTTGGGATGACATGGCAAATAAT GTGCCCGTGTCTAAGCTGGCATGGACTTTGTCATCATGGGTGAAGCGATCTGCGTGGCAAGTGCTCCCTCAAGCGATGATGGAAGTCAAAACAATATGTGCTACTCTTCCTGTCTCCATGGGTACCTCACTTGAATCCTCTAGCCCCGCCAGATTAAGGCTGAATCATCAGGCCTTGCAGGCCCAAGCACCGGATGTCTCGTCTTCGGCATCCAAATGCCTTCCTGATCAGCCTGAAGTGTTTAACAAGGATGAGTGCTGCCATTCCAGTAGTGCAGCGCTCACTGATGGGCACAGAAAAAGCATGGGCGACTCCTGCTGCTCCCTGCCTATCTGTGCAACTCCACTGGACTCTCCGACCAAACTCTGTAGGTTAAATATAGCTGTTCTGTCGAATGCTGATGTTTCAGAGCATTTGCTGACAACCAGTGGAGAGCTGTCTaatgctctgtgctctgtcagTTTTGGGCACAGCTCTGAGGGGATTAACCTTGGCATGACGCCTAGAAGTCATATTGGTCATAAGTCGCAAGAGGTTTGCTACCCGGGGGCCACTGCCAAAATGTCTTCATGCACCTACACTGGAGGCCTTGTCAGTGGGAGTCTACAGCCTGACATTTCCTCCACTGAATGTCTTAGTGTGGACAATGGGAGCtggtgtgtgtccaacatgcctTCTGCTGTGGATGCTCTGAAGAACACCATGGAAAGGATGGTTCTCTGTGTGGATAATACCAGAGCTTCTCAGGAGAGGCTTGAGACCCTCTTCACAAGTGGACTACTCCAACCCTTCATCCAAGACCTGGTGGATCAGCTCCGGGAGGTCATCTCCTTTGGGAAAACCTCAGCTCCTTCCCATATTGAGAGATCGACATCTGACCCTGCCATTTCACTGTCTGGATGGGCCAACAAGAGTCAAAAGGGACTCGCAACAGATAGAACCCTAGAGATCACTCGGGTCTACATCCAAAAGGTTGTTCGAACTTTACTGCGGGAGTTACTGATCGCCCTACACGCGCCTTGGGCAGAAAATGAGAAAGGTGCCTGCTCCTCTAGGACTTACCAGAGGCCCTCTGAAAAGGTGTGCGCTGAGGTGGTGAAAGTTTTCACCGAGGCACTGGTGCGGCAGGTAATGACATTGTTACCCAATAGGCAAGCAACTTGCTTACACCCTTCACCATCAAAAGCATCCTTGCAGTCTCACTCCAGACTGGCCAGTGACATTACCCAAATCTGCCATGTGCCATCACCATGCACATCAAGCTTAAACTTCCAAGGAGAGGACTACCGGTGCCTGGTGACAATCCTGGTGGTGAAACTGCTGCTCAACATCCACCAGACAGAAGAATATGACCATATTGTAAGCATTCCAAACGTTTCTCAGATGCTAGCCAACAGGGTGCTGTTTGAATTCTGCGCCATGTCTGGCCTTTCCAGAAGTGAACCTTATCCCCCCACACTGGCAATTCAGAAGGTCTACCGGGATGTCTACAGAAAGCTGCTGGCGGAGTTTGGCACCAAGGGAGAACTTCAGAGGGCTCTTTTTGCTCAGCGAGTCTCTTTCAGCAAGAGCCTGGTCAACCTGCTCTGCGAAGAGCTACTGAAGCACTGTCGAAAAGAGAAGGTGGAAAATCTCTCCAATTCAAACAAGAGAgtgatgagcgcagccaacccTCCTAAAACTACattagagaaagacagaaagatcgCTACCAAAGTCTCTTCATTCTTCAAGGAGAGACGGTCCTCAAAGAAG TTTTTCCGCAGTACCAACCAAGTGACACCACGTGGCGGTGGGGCCCATCAGATATCCAGAGCATCTGTTGATCACTCTAATGGCG GCCCAAGTTCCCTTGCTGTTCCTCTGGGTGAAGAGATCATTGCAGGCCATGGCCACATGATGGAAGACGTTCATATAGACAACTCAGGTTCAGGGGACCGACCCCTCATCCTAGATGAAAACAGTCCCTCCGTATTCTCCAGGGTTTTTGACCGATTCTCCACTGTTTTGGACAGATCTCTCTGA